Genomic segment of Marmota flaviventris isolate mMarFla1 chromosome 4, mMarFla1.hap1, whole genome shotgun sequence:
AGCCTGACACTTAGTCATAAACAGAATTTTGCAAATGCTTATTAAGAAACAggatgggggctagggttgtggcttaatggtagagcgcTCCGCTCGTCTCGCATGTgtgcagccctgggttcgatcctcagcatcacataaagataaataaataaataaaatgaaggtattgtgtacaactacaactaaaaaataaaaattaaaaaaaaaagaagcaggatggaagaaataataaaagagggAGAGGGATACAGGAAGGATCTCTTCTCCTTGGCTGTGAGACATGAGCCACAGGGTACCAGCAAAGTTATTAAGACATGGAAACTTCTTTTGGGGGCTTCTCGTTTGTAGCCTGGGCACCTCTTAGCAAAAAGCTTCAGATAGGTGTCCCTACTTTCAGCAACAGTCTGGAGCTCCTGCATGGTATGCAAATAGGCACATATAGAAAAAAGGTCAGCCTGTGGTCCCTTATGCTCTGCAGTTGAGCAGACCTGTTTGGAATCAACAGTTCCCAGCAGGGAGGGTCTTCACAGAGTGGATGTACAGTAAGGCATGAGCTCCCTCTGGCCAAATTCATTCAAGCTGGAATGAAGTAGGAGTTCTACTTTCTTATATGACCTCTGAGGTTCCTCCCCACTCTTGATCAGTTAGTGAATAATTAGTGCGATAAGACTAGAACTAGATCAAAGGAAAACACTTTTGCTATGTTAGCTGGGTCAGAACCCAGAGACTATGGGGATGGGTGAGTGAGAGTGCTCTAGTTGGTATAGGAGGGGCTTGCTCTGCCATTCTCTGTCCTTTCAATGAAAGTGGCAGGGATGCTTCCTGGACAAAGATGTCCACCTTTGGGGACACCTCCCTTGTATCCAGCATATGACACATATTGTGTTTGCTTgaaattctgttgtttttttgaGGCAGATGAGGAAAGTAAGATAGAGAGCATGATGGGGTTCCATGGGGCTTGGGGTTTGTTTCCCAGGATGTTTCCTAGCTTGGGAGTGGGTGCTGCATTGGTAGTAAACTTCACCTACCCATGGTCAATGGGCTTGAGGCACGAGTAACCACAGACTGGCTCTCTGGATGCATCTGCATGCATGCAATTCAGGGGCCCTAGGCTGTGGCTGAGAGCAGGGACAACTACCTAAAGTTTCCAGCTAAGGAATACTATAGATCACACATCCTGCTACCTGGGGTGCTCTCCAAACTTCCTCATAGTCAGAACCTCAGGGGTTCTGGTTAGAATGTGGGACTCAAGACCATGATACTCAAGGCTACAGTATTTGGAGAAGCCAAATTTAAATGTGCAGCAAAACCCACCACTGCTTCTTATGAATGATGCATGTGGAGGGGCTGTGACACCTCCCTTGTGGATGtgttgttaggattaggtgagaTGACATCTCTAGTCTTGACTGGTACTTATTGAGCCCTCCATACAtgtttctcccttccttccttcctctcacaGTCCATTAAGAGTCTGTGAAAGTTCCCAATAGAATTATGCTTCCTTCCCAATAGAAACAAAGAATATTAAACTGATggttgtggtttttaaaaatcccagCTAATTTTCTGGATACAGGTGTCAAATAATTGTAGTCTCTGCATGTCCCTTGGGGATCCCAGTGCCTTCTCCCCCACATACTTCCTGGGTTTAGAAACTCCGGTCTTTTACTGGCTGTACCTATCAAACAGACACTGGTGGCAAGGACACGGAGGAAGCCCAGGAATGAAGCCCACCCTGGCCTCTCTGATCTTCAGCATCAGAAGGAAGCATCAAGAAAGCCTGTCTTCCTCACCTTTGAGTCCTAAAGAGGACTTGGTTATTGAAGAGAGCTTATGTTGCTGCCAAGGCTGAGGCAGCTTCCTGGAACTGCAGCTGATCTTGGCAAACACTTGGTGGAAAGGGTGGTCAGCCACCCCAAGGAAACAGGCTGGAACATTCTTGGGCCACACTAGATGTTGAGTGGTGATGGTCCTTACAGTGACATGCACCTCCAGAGAGCAACCTCATTGAGTGACCTGTGCACTCCTATATTGCTCCTTCGTTGTAAAACAATCTTAAAAGTCATAAGGCAGATGGTCAAATAACTGCTTTTAACCTCAATTTCCTGTAAAAGGTTCTCAGAATGCAATGAAAAATGTGAAGTTCTCCTTGTTTCACCTCATTTTGAAGAATgatcacattttatataaattgcaTTAAAATCTGATTGCATAGCATAGAGGACTGTGCAAAAACTGAAGGGGATGCTTGAGGCTGGGCCCAAGCCATTTTGAGCACTTAATGAAGGTGTCAGTGAcacttgcttattttttctttaagaagcagtacaggtgaggaaacaggaACTTTAAGATCAAGCCGACCTAGATGCCCATCtttgtctactttttcttttaaaacatcttctttcttttccttcctctttttctctctcccccgactccctctttcactctctctctcccctgtccctccttcctcctcctccctgtcttTTGCAAGGAGAAAGTGACAATCTTCTTTTGCTGATCTCAATTGCACATGTTCATTGAGGATACCAAAGGGCGCCCCCATCAGTTTAGTAGGAAGATTGCAGAGGATGAGTAAAGCAAAGCGTGGTCCCCTGCCTGGAAGTGCTGGGTCAGCGGACTTTGtaccaccaccccagccctgggcgAGCGACCTAGTGAGCAAGGTGCTCCTCGAGAGAACCTAACATGCTGTGGTCTGTCTTTTCCGCGCAGAAGTGGTCAATCAGAAGGCCGTGTATTTATTCAACCTGACCTCCATGCAAGAGTCAGAAATAATACTCACCGCCACTTTCCACTTCTACTTGGAGCCGCCGCGGTGGCCCCGCGCGCGGGAGATGCTATGCAAGCCACGGGCCAAGAATTCCTCTTGTCGCCTCCTGCCACCAGGCCCGCCAGTTCGCCAGCACCTGTTTTTCCGCAGCCTGTCACAGAATACAGCCACGCAGGGGCTACTTCGTGGGGCCATGGCCCTGGCGCCCCCGCCACGCGGTCTGTGGCAGGCCAAGGACATCTCCTCCATAGTCAAAGCGGCCCGTCGGGATGGCGAGCTGCTCCTCTCTGCCCAGCTGGATTCTGGGGAGAAGGACCGTGGGGTTCCCAGGCCCAGTCCCTACATTCCCTACATCCTTGTATACGCCAATGACCTGGCCATTTCCGAGCCCAACAGCGTGGCAGTGACACTGCAAAGATACGACCCCTTTCCAGCTGGAGACCCAGAGCCCGGCGCAGCCCCCAACAGCTCGGCGGACCCCCGTGTGCGCCGGGCCGCGCAGGCCTCCGGGCCCCTCCAAGACAATGAGCTGCCGGGACTGGATGAGAGGCCAGGACACATCCCCCACGCTCAGTACTACCACAAGCACGAGCTATGGCCCAGCCCCTTCCGGGCGCTGAAGCCCCGGCCTGGGCGCAAGGACCGCAGAAAGAAAGGCCAGGATGAGTTCATGACCTCCTCGCAAGTGCTGGACTTCGATGAAAAGACTATGCAGAAAGCCCGGAAAAGACAGTGGGACGAACCGCGAGTCTGTAGCCGGAGGTATCTGAAGGTGGATTTCGCAGACATTGGGTGGAACGAATGGATCATTTCGCCCAAATCCTTTGATGCCTACTACTGCGCAGGAGCCTGCGAGTTCCCAATGCCTAAGGTAGGATGGGTTTGAGTACCTCCTCTGTGTTCTGCCTATtgcctaatcctaactctcagCTAGGCTCCCTCTGCCGGGCAATTCTCTGGCAAGTCCCTCTGCCTGGGTGACCTTTGTTtcatcatctgcaaaatgagtaGAATAACACATCCCATCTACAGAGGCAAAGAATAGGTAAACAGAGAGAGCCAAGTGGGAATCTGCTGGGTGGATACTGTCCACAGATATTTAATTTGTCTGGGTTTTTTTAAAGGTGTTCTCTTGTTtgcattggaattttaaaatctgaacatCTCTCCTGAAAAGCAGGAAAATCCTTCACTTCAGAAGGGCACTCCTACAGAGCAGCCACCTACAGAGGTTGAGTCCAAGCTGTACCCTGTGGACAAGACAGGTCCTAGAAGCTTCTTTCCTGGCAGAAGTTTTCCTACTGTTCCTGGCTTGGATCCCCAGGCAGGGCTGTCTGTGACCAGCTGGCTGCTAGTctcagtgccccccccccccccagtgtgggcttccttctctctccctagGGCACACGCAGGGTAGTCTGCAAGACAAACACTGGATCCTTTCATTGTGCCATTCCTGAAGCTTCAGATCCTCCTCTCCCTATCCCAGCCAGGTTTGATTCTGTCCATCATCCTCCAGTAGCCTTTATTGAAGTGGATTGGCCATGTTAACCTCTGGCACGTAGCACAGTTTCCTCCTGCTTACTCTGCAGAATCCTCATGGCTTGCCCTACTAGAAAGGAAGTCAGTGCATAAATCCAATTTGAACCTCAATAAATCAGCCAGGTGGGAGAGCCCATAAACGGATGTGGGGCCACATTAATCTATTTTGGAATTAAGGGGTTTCTCCTCAAAGCCATGAATGtgtgagagagaggaagggaagtgCCCAATGGGGAGAGGGGATCTGCTAAAAGGGCTTACCAGTGGGGACAGGTGTAAGACCAGAATCTACAGGCTTGCAGCTGGCTGACCTCATGCTTACCTTATCTACCTAACTGGCTGCCTCCCCACCTTCTGGGACACCAGCCAgcacactaaccataaccctacacatGAGGGTGTCCTTGTCCTGCTATTgctgcctctcctcctcctcatctaaGAAGGCCTTCTTGTCATTAATGAGCTGAATTGAGTGACTCAGCTATATTCATAGATGGAGGCAGGCCACTTTCTAACCAAGGGGTCATGTCTAATTTAGTCGTTTTAAGTCTCAATATCTTCACTGGTAAAATGAAAGTCATATTCACCCCATAAAATTGTTAAGATGGCAGAAGGGGATGATATGGTAAAACTGTACCTGCCACCCCAATTTAGGCATGTCTGGGAAGTGTAAGTTTCAAGCCCCAGTACACAACCCAGCCTTCTCCCTCAGAACAGATTCCATGAGAGGCACGTCTATATTCCTCAGACTGTGAAGTCTGGGCATCTGGCCCTCCAAGCAATGCTGACTGAGCCATACCCTCAGCTTTCACCCTGGACAGTTTCTGTCAGCTCCAGGTGCCTTTCAGGGATATGTGACATTCTCGCGCCCCCAAGTGGCCAGGGAGGGTCTACAACATCACTTCAGCTGCAGGAATAAGCTGACAGGCCTGGGGGTTCTTGCAGACCTCAGCCTAGAACTGTTTATACCTGATTTCAGAGGAAATATGTGTTCATCCCTGGGAACTTATGTTTGCTTCTAGGTCAGTGTTTCCAGAGTCTGGGTCAATGGTCTGTCACTGTGAGGACTGCTCTGGTGGGAAGTTGGATGAGAGAGGGTAGAACACTGAGGTGACCCTGCTTCTTTCTCACCCTGCAGATTGTTCGCCCATCCAACCATGCCACCATCCAGAGCATTGTCAGGGCTGTGGGCATCGTCCCTGGCATCCCAGAGCCCTGCTGTGTTCCAGATAAGATGAACTCCCTTGGGGTCCTCTTCCTAGATGAGAACCGGAACGTGGTGTTGAAGGTGTACCCCAACATGTCCGTGGAGACGTGTGCTTGCCGGTAAGACTGCCCAAGGGTTGAAGGCAGTCTCAGCACCAACTCCTCAGCCAGCAGAGCGGCATTCTCAGAGCCTTTTGGAGCCAGGACTTGACTAAGTGTGTGACTACAGATGCAGGGCGGAGCTTACAGACAACCCACTGGGGTCCAGAAAGGTCTGTCCGTCTGGTCATCGTTCTGGAGTCTTTTGTTGCTAATGACTTAGCCACCTAAATGCTTCCTGAGTTCCTGGAAACAAAAAACGGAATTATCCTTGGCCTGAAGTTTTCCCATTGGCTCTAACTGCCACTTTCAAGACCCAAAAATGGACAGGTCCTCAGTGTTGGCTTTATGTGTTATCATCTCATAACCTGAGAAGACTATGCAAATCTTAGGGTGCTTGCTCCCTTCACATGGAAAGAATCTCTGTTTAAATGTTCAGTTTAAAATCTTTCAGGCCACATAGGGAAACAGGGCCTGAATGAGTGTTTTGTTTCACACTCTACTATAAAAgcttttatacatacatatgcacatataaccaattttggttttgttctcttaatatatattttattttaaaacaaagagggGCATTTGACACCATTCCCCACAGAGATAATCATGCTGGTTAGGTGTGGATTCTTTAAACATGCATATGAAAATAACATATACAGTAATATGttgaaatactaaaaaataaccaagattttatatttttgtaaattatactTTGTATACTGTAgattgtgtgtgttgtgtgtttttaTGGAAAGCTAATAAATTAAAGTTACAGTGGTATTTCAAAAACCTAAGTGTCACCTATTTCTAACTATAGATTGATTCCTACCTTTGAGACATCTGGTGGCTGCTATAGACACAGCATCCTCTAAGATAGGTGGAGGCCATCTCTGTACTTTCTCCATGTCTGTCCCAAGCTCCAGAAACCCCACTGCTCCTGGGCCTTCCAAGATCCTGCCCCAATCCCTCTGTCATGCAAATTCCCAGCCTGCGCTGGCATTAAAATGGGGCATGACTCTCTGCAGGCACACTGGCTACCTGGAGTTTTCTCATATCCCTATCTCAGAGTGACCTTCATTGATTGGGAAATATTGACAGGAACTTCTGCGATTGTCTTACCCTTCAATGAGAAGAGATCTTACTTAGGGTAGTTTACATGGGAGGTGATTCTCAAGTGGAGGGGTTCTCAAGTGGTCCAGGGATTTGGGAGTAACTAGACGGATCAAATGATTTCCTTGTGTATATTTACAGAATGTTCAACACCCAGCAGCCTTGTCCCCAGATGGCTCCCTTTTGCCTGGCATTGCATTGCCTTACTTATAGCCATAGTGACCAAAGCCTATTAACTGCATTTCTGAAAGAGATTCTGGGTTCAATTTTAAGCAGGTGCATTTTAGGGCCATCAGCCAGAATCTAAGAAAATGACATGGCCCTGAGTTTTGCCTACATAGACTGTAAATCTGCCAGAGCTTGTCTAAGAGGAGATTCAGCAGAGAAGCAGCCTAAGGTGTCATCATAAGTGAGGCTCCCAAGGCCAGGCCTCCTATGTAAGGGATGGATAAGGAAGTGTTCCAGGAgacacaggaagagaagagaaggaagagaaggggctGAACATCCCAGCCACATTTATCAGGCTTCTCTGGGGAACTCTGGAGCTTGCATCAGGCTTCAGAGTTAGTCTAGCCTTAAGGCTAGGGAACTGGATGTGTGGCACTCCCTGGCTTCAGGCTGCCCCTGGGAGGGGAGTTGTCAGATTTCAGCCTTTTATTTAGGTAGCCACAGGGTCTTGGAAGCCCCAGCAGTCTTTGAAGAAGGCTACACTCAGAGCCATTGGATGTAGAATAACTGAGATTGGAAAGCAAGCATGCAGACTGGTAGGTAAGGGGAATCCAAAGGCACCTTGGTGGAGCGTGGCCCCCATTTGTGGAGCCCTTTCTCTGAGGCATGCCAAGTGACCCTGGGGAGCCCAGCTGCTGAGTGGTCCTATCTGCTGACAGATCATATGAGGCAGAGAGGTGGTGCTCTGCACAAAGGCTGCCTTACCCCTTGATCCCATGGGAGCTGTATATGGGATGAAATGGTTCTTTTCAAGTTGCTGTGGATGGCTGGGATGTCTCAAACTGACTGCAAATTTAGTGCCTGCTTAGCCATGTCTAATCCTTTGTGGAACATAGCAGGATATAAGTGAATAGCAAAATTAGTAAAGATATTAGGGTGTGAAAAGACTTCAAATCTCTTTCTTCTAAATGTTAAGTCCCTTGTGTGCCTCCTCCACTCATTTTCCCCCCCACCAGActgctccctttctctctttgatAAAGATGGGGTGACCTATGATAGCTTCACTTTATTCTTTCAGTTACTTGTATTTTCTGAGAGATCTTTGGGATTCTCCTAATGACTGTGACACCTCTCATTCTTTGTCTCTGGATTTCTGGATTGGGGCAGGGTAGGCTGTGAGACACGCCCAAGGATCTGGCCCAGGGCAGGAGTTCAGCCTATGCCTGAATGGACAGTATTCAGTGGGTGACATCTTTCTTGGAAATGCCACGATAACTTTTAGATGTGGAGAATGGGACATACAGATGACATACATCCCTACTCTGTAGTGGAAGGAACTGGTGTTATCAGTGACCCTAATAAATTTAGTTGTGACATCCCATTTAGCCCCACAGAAGCCTTCCAACTTACTGTCCAATTGAACACAGAAAAACAGACTCAGGGAGGATAAGTAACACATCCATTAATGTCTTACTAAGGCCACAGGTTTGATGCCCAAGGCTGCCTGAGTCAAGGCCTACGAAGACTGTTATTGCTCTGAATTTCCTGGTAAGTTATCCCTTCTTTGAGTCTATTAAAGTTGTCCCAGTGGCCTTGAGCACCATCACAGTAAGGTTTAagaataaatgtatgtataaagtAACTTCTTTCCCTTTAAAACCAAAATATCAACACTACATTTTCACAAAAATCAGAAGATCCCAGCAATACCACTTAGATAGATACACACAGGTCCCTGAGACCACTCAATTAGGCCTGTATCATTTTGAAGAGAAAAGACCTAGTGACCTGGTGCTAGACCACATCCCTGAAGGTACAGCATCTTACAGATCAGTTCATGtcaccaaaatcaaacaaaacaactGAGATCCAGAAACTTTAAGGCTTGAATAAACTCTAAGAATCTTCTGATATAACACTTCCTTGAGAAAATCCTAGTACTAACAGATATTTTGTCTGAGGCACCAGAGAAGGAGCCTTTCTATGTCTGAGTCACTCATTAAATGTCATGAGATTCATCAAATGCCTAGAAACAATGCTGCTTCTGTGGCCAGGATGAAGACAGTACTGTGATGGGAGAACTGACAGTTGTCTGGAGTAGGGGTGAGAGGGTatgaagagggaagaaaggagaaaacccCACAGAGATGCTGACTTTGATTCAACCAGGAAGGAAGGGCTGTACTTGGCTGTTGGAGTAAGAATGTCACACGTGTCAGCATGTGCGTAGAGTGTTTGATGGCAGCACATCTAAGGTAGGAGGTGGCTTGATCAGCCCTCCTGGTGGGCACACTAGGAGGGCGGACCATCTTGCCAGTCCTGGCTTAGTTCACTAGAGCATTGAAATTATCACGTGCCAAATAGAAGCAGGCTCTGGGACCTAGGGGCTGGGAAGGAATTTACCAGCTCTTCCTGACCCAGGCTCTCCATGCAGTCTCAGGATGAATCtactttttattcctttgagcAATATGTGGGGTGTTGAGAAGCTTAGAGAAGGGACAGATGTCCTCACAATGAT
This window contains:
- the Gdf10 gene encoding growth/differentiation factor 10; translation: MHRAHGCPSHADLAVHIPAPSVPRIPCTPSCRGIGSQPPLRPRSQSSWAPALRHPHPAMARGPAWTNLGPQLLPLLLLLRFAGCSHTAPSWSALPAVVHGLQGDKDPQQSLGDATAALGPGAQDMVAVHMLRLYEKYSRRGTQPGGGNTVRSFRARLEVVNQKAVYLFNLTSMQESEIILTATFHFYLEPPRWPRAREMLCKPRAKNSSCRLLPPGPPVRQHLFFRSLSQNTATQGLLRGAMALAPPPRGLWQAKDISSIVKAARRDGELLLSAQLDSGEKDRGVPRPSPYIPYILVYANDLAISEPNSVAVTLQRYDPFPAGDPEPGAAPNSSADPRVRRAAQASGPLQDNELPGLDERPGHIPHAQYYHKHELWPSPFRALKPRPGRKDRRKKGQDEFMTSSQVLDFDEKTMQKARKRQWDEPRVCSRRYLKVDFADIGWNEWIISPKSFDAYYCAGACEFPMPKIVRPSNHATIQSIVRAVGIVPGIPEPCCVPDKMNSLGVLFLDENRNVVLKVYPNMSVETCACR